In one Methanobrevibacter arboriphilus genomic region, the following are encoded:
- a CDS encoding TatD family hydrolase, translating into MKANPLEIPITDNHIHVDPINGIGPVKVAKQFYNVGGRVMIIPNKPSWTFGEPFKFKKSMDLVISYAKDISENTEVKAFPIVGVHPAEISRLVESGKSLEDSFEMVKKALEYGKKLILEKKAVGIGEIGRPHYEVSEEEMEYQNKVLKYGLELAKDIDCPVQLHTESASEKEFKEFASFADEINFNKKKLIKHFSGPYIKKDENFGLTPSVMSGKDNIKIAISKGNNFLMETDYLDDLTRPGAVLGPKTVPKRTLDFINKEIFTEKDAFKIHKDNIESIYSIEV; encoded by the coding sequence ATGAAAGCTAATCCATTAGAAATTCCAATAACCGACAATCATATCCATGTAGATCCTATTAATGGCATTGGTCCTGTAAAAGTAGCTAAACAATTTTATAATGTGGGTGGAAGAGTTATGATAATACCTAACAAACCTTCATGGACTTTTGGAGAGCCATTTAAGTTTAAAAAATCTATGGATTTAGTTATTAGCTATGCAAAAGACATTAGTGAAAATACAGAAGTTAAAGCATTCCCCATCGTTGGTGTTCATCCTGCTGAAATTTCAAGGCTTGTTGAAAGTGGAAAATCTTTAGAAGATAGTTTTGAAATGGTTAAGAAAGCATTAGAATATGGAAAAAAATTAATTTTAGAAAAAAAAGCTGTTGGAATTGGTGAGATAGGCAGACCTCATTATGAAGTATCAGAAGAAGAAATGGAATATCAAAATAAAGTTCTTAAATATGGATTAGAATTAGCTAAAGATATTGATTGTCCTGTACAATTACATACAGAATCAGCTAGTGAAAAAGAATTTAAAGAGTTTGCATCATTTGCAGATGAAATCAATTTCAATAAGAAAAAATTAATAAAACATTTTTCAGGACCTTATATAAAAAAAGATGAAAATTTTGGTCTTACACCTTCGGTTATGTCAGGAAAAGATAATATTAAAATAGCTATATCCAAAGGAAACAATTTTTTAATGGAAACTGATTATCTTGATGATCTAACTCGTCCTGGAGCAGTACTAGGTCCAAAAACCGTTCCAAAAAGAACTCTTGATTTTATAAATAAAGAAATATTCACAGAAAAAGATGCTTTTAAAATACATAAAGATAATATAGAAAGTATTTATTCTATTGAAGTTTAA